Proteins from a genomic interval of Euleptes europaea isolate rEulEur1 chromosome 18, rEulEur1.hap1, whole genome shotgun sequence:
- the LOC130490512 gene encoding vomeronasal type-2 receptor 26-like — protein MDPHQTPFEYSQAGDLIVGAIVSVVSSMFDEISFEEYPEMKASDEHISTPKAYQQVLSLVFAVNEINENPKVLANISLGFYICDSYFNTRMAYQNTMKLLSAWNKIVANYNCDKSKNLIAVIGGIDSEISLQMANILGVYKIPQIAYCIFVPMVNAKTQLPSFYRMVPNEALQYTGIVQLLLHFQWTWVGIMAADDDRGETFVQTMKPMLFLYGVCVAFTAKIPIMFYTVNLIGYLRSMKTVTFSLMESSIKVFVVNSDHKTMSCFKWLLYMNSLSEGIRVTSMGKVWVMTAHWDFSSMTFHRGFDINVFHGALSFAIHSNEVGTFPDFLHLLQPNSQHGDGFIKIFWQHAFNCLFEDSSEEMNDTCTGQEKLDSLPGIFFEMRMTGQSYSIYNSVYAIAYALHKIYSSRAKSRAIADKSRTYLSNLQSWQLHPFLRSISFNNSAGDMVYFNENGELAAELDIVNWVTFPNQSFLRVKVGRMDPQALQGGEFSINEEAITWHNGFNRVMPLAVCNDNCHPGHNKQKREGEPFCCYDCPPCPFGKISDQKDMDDCFKCPEDQYPSKNRDQCLPKTLNFLSFTEPLGITLVFLALFFSLMTSLVLGIFIKNQNTPIVKANNRNLTFSLLLALLLCFLCSLLFIGKPQTMTCCLRQTTFGVVFSAAISCVLAKTITVVLAFMTTKPGSRIKKWLGKRLATSIVLCFSLIQASICVVWLSTSPPFSDSDMGSLAEEIIMECNEGSVIMFYGMLSYLGFLSIVSFTVAFLVRKLPGNFNEAKFITFSMLVFCCVWLSFVPSYLSTKGKYMVAAEIFSILASSAGLLCFIFPPKCYIIILRPDLNSKDQIIRRTF, from the exons ATGGACCCCCACCAGACTCCATTTGAGTATAGTCAGGCTGGGGACCTAATTGTCGGAGCAATTGTTTCTGTAGTTAGCAGCATGTTTGATGAAATATCTTTCGAGGAATATCCAGAAATGAAGGCTTCAGACGAACACAT CTCCACACCAAAGGCCTACCAGCAGGTTCTGTCCTTGGTATTTGCTGTGAATGAAATCAATGAAAATCCCAAGGTTTTAGCAAACATCAGCCTTGGGTTCTATATATGTGACAGCTACTTCAATACAAGGATGGCCTATCAGAACACCATGAAACTTCTATCTGCATGGAATAAGATTGTTGCCAATTACAACTGTGACAAGTCAAAGAATCTGATAGCTGTCATTGGTGGAATTGACTCTGAAATCTCACTTCAAATGGCAAATATCCTAGGCGTctacaagattccacag ATTGCCTACTGCATCTTTGTTCCAATGGTAAATGCCAAaactcagctgccttctttctacCGGATGGTCCCCAATGAAGCACTGCAGTACACAGGGATTGTCCAACTCCTTTTGCATTTTCAGTGGACATGGGTTGGGATCATGGCAGCAGATGATGATCGGGGAGAAACATTTGTGCAGACCATGAAACCAATGCTTTTCTTGTACGGCGTCTGCGTAGCATTTACGGCAAAAATACCAATCATGTTCTATACTGTGAACCTGATTGGATATTTAAGAAGCATGAAGACTGTTACCTTTTCACTAATGGAATCCTCAATCAAAGTATTTGTTGTAAACTCAGACCATAAGACAATGTCCTGTTTCAAGTGGCTGCTGTATATGAATTCGCTGTCAGAAGGCATCAGAGTGACATCCATGGGGAAAGTGTGGGTAATGACAGCTCACTGGGATTTTTCCTCAATGACCTTTCACAGAGGTTTTGATATCAATGTCTTCCATGGGGCCTTATCTTTTGCCATTCATTCAAATGAAGTGGGGACGTTTCCAGATTTCCTTCATCTCCTACAACCTAATTCACAACATGGGGATGGTTTTATCAAAATCTTCTGGCAACATGCATTCAACTGCTTATTTGAGGATTCCAGCGAGGAGATGAATGATACTTGCACAGGGCAAGAGAAGCTGGACAGTCTACCTGGGATTTTTTTTGAAATGAGGATGACTGGCCAAAGCTACAGCATTTACAACTCAGTTTACGCTATTGCATATGCTTTACATAAGATATACTCATCTCGGGCCAAAAGCAGAGCAATAGCAGACAAAAGTAGAACTTATCTATCAAATCTGCAATCTTGGCAG CTTCACCCTTTCCTGAGGAGTATCTCATTTAACAATAGTGCTGGAGACATGGTATATTTTAATGAGAACGGCGAGCTGGCAGCAGAATTGGATATTGTAAACTGGGTTACTTTCCCCAATCAATCTTTTTTAAGAGTGAAAGTAGGGAGGATGGATCCACAGGCTTTACAAGGCGGAGAGTTTAGCATTAACGAGGAGGCCATCACATGGCACAACGGGTTTAATCGG GTGATGCCCCTTGCTGTGTGTAATGATAACTGTCATCCTGGACACAACAaacagaagagggagggagaaccaTTTTGTTGCTACGATTGTCCTCCATGCCCATTTGGGAAGATTTCAGACCAGAAGG ACATGGATGATTGTTTCAAATGCCCAGAAGATCAATATCCAAGTAAGAACAGAGATCAGTGCCTTCCCAAAACTCTAAACTTCCTCTCTTTCACAGAACCTTTAGGAATCACTTTGGTTTTCTTGGCACTGTTTTTTTCTCTGATGACATCTTTGGTGCTGGGAATTTTCATTAAGAATCAAAACACGCCAATTGTCAAAGCCAACAATCGGAATCTCACGTTCTCTCTGCTCCTTGCCCTTctgctctgcttcctctgctccttgctaTTCATTGGCAAGCCTCAGACAATGACCTGCTGTTTACGGCAAACAACATTTGGTGTCGTCTTCTCAGCAGCTATTTCTTGTGTGTTAGCAAAAACCATCACCGTGGTTCTGGCATTCATGACCACCAAGCCAGGAAGCAGGATAAAGAAATGGTTGGGGAAAAGACTGGCAACCTCTATTGTGCTTTGCTTTTCACTTATTCAAGCCAGTATTTGTGTTGTATGGCTGTCTACATCACCCCCATTCTCTGATTCTGACATGGGCTCTCTGGCGGAAGAAATCATAATGGAGTGCAATGAAGGATCAGTGATTATGTTTTATGGCATGCTAAGTTACCTGGGATTCCTGTCAATTGTCAGCTTCACTGTGGCTTTCCTAGTTAGGAAGCTACCTGGCaatttcaatgaagccaagttcatcaccttcagcatgttggtcttttgctGTGTCTGGTTGTCCTTTGTTCCATCTTACCTGAGTACTAAGGGGAAATATATGGTGGCTGCAGAGATATTTTCCATATTGGCCTCTAGCGCAGGATTGCTGTGTTTTATCTTTCCCCCCAAATGCTACATAATTATCCTGAGGCCTGATTTAAACAGCAAGGACCAGATTATAAGAAGAACATTCTAA